From a single Cinclus cinclus chromosome 16, bCinCin1.1, whole genome shotgun sequence genomic region:
- the PDXDC1 gene encoding pyridoxal-dependent decarboxylase domain-containing protein 1, with protein MDGSLEKMVDPTLAEMGKNLNEAMKMLEDNQRKVEEENEKKYARKDIPGPLQGSGQDMVSILQLVQNLMHGEEEEETSQSYRLQNVGEQGHMALLGHSLAAYISVLDRERLRKLTTRILSDTTLWLCRLFRYENGSAYYHEDDREGLLKICRLVIHTRYEDYTLEGFNVLYTKQPVIYISSAARAGLGQALCNQLGLPLSCMCRVPCNTMFGSQHQMDVALLDRLIKDDVEFGKLPLLLVANAGTPGAGHTDKLGRLKELCEQYKMWLHVEGVNLATLALGYVSSSVLAATKCDSMTLTLGSWLGLPAVPAVTLYRHEDPSLSLAAGLTSSQPVEKLRALPLWLSLQYLGHNGIVERIKHASQLSQRLLENLKNLDFIKTSVEDELSSPVVVFKFFQEYSNRDQTSHAAQASTIQRPIISNEGHIYDTFNQWLGEQLAQLVPASGVDVVELEDEGTCVRFSPLMTSAVLGTEMQDIDQLVDCLKMKIPVLTSTLQLREEFEQEVRRTVGLLYIEDLGWPGLGVVRYNYHSDGKNDDKQEKELEKINTELLKKLNELESDLAFSLGPEFGGQKNCVYIGMVTEDLDVSELVETIAATGREIEENSRLLENMTEVVRKGIQEAQLQLEKANEERLLEEGLLRQIPVVGSVLNWFSPFQASPKGRTFNLTAGSLESTESMYVSKAQGTGSTPPPTPTSSLAKQRLPGQKAFKRSLRSSDGFSETSSISHCDDLDKLDQRPPNLSPGQEQGPVEMEREEEQKEVAQAKTDTEDIHSDKSPPDCTKVEDQASQR; from the exons ATGGTGGACCCTACTCTAGCAGAAATGGGGAAGAATCTGAATGAAGCAATGAAGATGCTGGAAGACAATCAGAG GAAAgtggaggaggaaaatgaaaagaaatatgcaCGGAAGGATATTCCTGGACCACTCCAAGGCAG TGGTCAGGATATGGTGAGCATACTTCAGTTAGTTCAGAATCTAATGcatggagaggaggaagaggaaactTCACAGTCCTACAG ACTTCAGAATGTTGGTGAACAGGGTCACATGGCTCTACTGGGACACAGTTTGGCTGCTTATATATCTGTGCTGGACAGGGAAAGACTGAGAAAACTTACAACAAGGATCCTTTCTGACACTACTCTCTGGCTCTGCAGGCTTTTCAG GTATGAAAATGGATCAGCCTATTATCATGAAGATGATCGTGAAGGTCTCCTAAAAATCTGTCGACTTGTAATTCACACCCGCTATGAAGATTATACACTCGAGGGGTTTAACGTGCTCTACACTAAGCAGCCAGTCATATAcatcagctctgcagccagagcaggcCTGGGCCAAGCTCTCTGCAATCAG TTAGGGTTGCCCCTTTCCTGCATGTGCCGTGTGCCTTGTAACACTATGTTTGGATCTCAGCATCAAATG GATGTTGCTTTGTTGGACCGACTGATTAAAGATGATGTTGAGTTTGGAAAACTGCCTTTGTTGCTTGTGGCCAATGCTG GGACTCCAGGGGCTGGGCACACGGACAAGCTGGGCCGGCTGAAGGAGCTCTGTGAGCAGTACAAGATGTGGCTCCATGTGGAAGG cgTGAATCTGGCAACTTTGGCCTTGGGTTATGTCTCCTCTTCTGTACTG GCTGCTACAAAATGTGACAGCATGACTCTGACTCTGGGCTCCTGGCTGGggctcccagcagtgcctgcagtgaCGCTCTACAGACACGAGGATCCTTCCTTG TCCTTGGCAGCAGGGCTGACATCGAGCCAGCCCGTGGAGAAGCTCCGTGCCCTGCCCCTGTGGCTCTCCTTGCAGTACCTGGGCCACAATGGCATTGTGGAGAGGATAAAACATGCCTCACAACTG AGTCAAAGACTGCTGGAAAACTTGAAAAACCTGGATTTCATTAAAACTTCG GTTGAAGATGAACTGAGTTCTCCAGTGGTGGTTTTCAAGTTTTTCCAGGAATATTCAAATAGAG ATCAGACCTCACATGCTGCACAGGCCTCAACTATTCAGCGCCCCATAATAAGCAACGAAGGGCACATTTATGACACCTTCAATCAGTGG ctgggagagcagctggcacagctggttCCTGCCAGCGGAGTCGATGTGGTGGAACTGGAGGATGAAGGCACCTGCGTGCGCTTCAGCCCACTCATGACTTCTGCAG TTTTAGGAACTGAAATGCAAGACATTGATCAGTTGGTAGACTGCTTAAAAATGAAGATACCGGTGTTGACAAGCACACTGCAGCTGAGAGAGGAGTTTGAGCAAGAAGTCAGAAGAACAGTTGGTCTGTTGTATATAGAAGATCTTGGCTGGCCAGGGTTAGGTGTTGTGAG GTACAACTATCACAGTGATGGGAAGAATGAtgacaaacaagaaaaagaactCGAAAAAATTAATACAGAACTTCTGAAAAAGTTAAATGAGCTGGAGTCGGATCTTGCCTTTTCTTTGG gTCCAGAATTCGGAGGGCAGAAGAACTGTGTTTACATTGGCATGGTCACAGAGGATCTGGATGTGTCAGAGTTGGTTGAAACTATTGCAGCAACAGGCagagaaatagaagaaaattcaAGA CTGTTGGAAAACATGACTGAAGTTGTTAGAAAAGGGATACAGGAAGCACAGCTTCAACTTGAGAAAGCAAATGAAGAACGACTGCTGGAAGAG GGGCTGCTGCGACAGATCCCAGTGGTGGGCTCTGTGCTGAACTGGTTTTCTCCTTTCCAAGCCTCGCCCAAAGGAAGGACATTCAATTTGACAGCAG GCTCTCTAGAATCCACAGAATCTATGTATGTATCAAAGGCCCAAGGAACTGGCAGCACTCCACCACCAACTCCCACTTCCAGCCTTGCAAAACAAAGGCTTCCTG GTCAGAAAGCTTTCAAAAGGTCTCTGAGAAGCTCTGATGGGTTCAGTGAGACCAGTTCCATCAGCCACTGTGATGACCTGGACAAGCTGGACCAGAGACCCCCGAATCTGTCCCCTGGCCAAGAGCAAGGACCTGTGGAGATGGAAAGAGAAGAGGAGCAGAAGGAGGTGGCACAGGCAAAGACAGACACTGAGGACATTCACAGTGACAAATCACCACCAGACTGCACCAAGGTAGAGGATCAAGCAAGTCAAAGATAA
- the NTAN1 gene encoding protein N-terminal asparagine amidohydrolase — translation MPLLVNGARVDLSRPTGDMIRAHPHLEEKAKLLKSQPAQIVEPKGLLYVQQREFAVTTPKDGSVSILGSDDATTCHIVVLRHTGSGATCLTHCDGSDTEAEVSLIMSSVKSFSNSSGCGRLEVHLVGGFNDDRQLSQKLTNQLLRAFDLQPEDVHLVTFCVTELNDREEQDIHFPIIYGIAVNVKTAEIFPATFPEKGPDEDLRSAHVLTGAPLTSIYDAKTEQLRIGPYFWGPFPHVDFWLEQDDAQILQNLSTSPLAEPPHFVSHIRSTLTFLKEHPFPSQSLFPDRKPRIYKKNEEGLWEQICSDKI, via the exons ATGCCGCTGCTGGTTAACGGGGCGCGAGTCGACCTGAGCCGGCCCACGGGGGACATGATCCGCGCCCACCCGCACCTCGAG GAAAAGGCAAAACTTCTGAAAAGTCAGCCTGCTCAGATCGTGGAACCCAAAGGCCTTCTCTATGTCCAGCAGAGAGAGTTTGCAGTGACTACCCCTAAAGATG GTTCTGTTTCCATTCTTGGATCAGATGATGCCACTACCTGCCACATAGTTGTGCTCCGACACACAG GCAGCGGAGCCACGTGCCTGACACACTGCGACGGCTCGGACACCGAGGCCGAGGTGTCGCTCATCATGAGCTCAGTGAAGTCCTTCTCTAACTCCTCAGGCTGTGGCAG GCTGGAAGTGCACCTAGTTGGAGGTTTCAATGATGATAGGCAGTTATCACAAAAACTTACTAATCAGCTTCTTA GAGCATTTGACCTCCAGCCAGAGGATGTTCATTTAGTGACTTTCTGTGTAACAG AACTAAATGATAGAGAAGAACAGGATATTCACTTTCCAATCATTTATGGAATAG CTGTGAATGTTaaaacagcagagattttccCTGCAACCTTCCCAGAAAAGGGGCCTGATGAGGATCTGCGTTCAGCCCATGTTTTAACAGGAGCACCG CTCACCAGCATCTACGATGCCAAGACAGAACAACTCCGGATTGGGCCTTATTTCTGGGGGCCTTTCCCACACGTGGATTTctggttggaacaagatgatgcaCAGATCTTACAG AACCTTTCCACATCGCCCCTGGCTGAGCCCCCCCACTTTGTTTCCCACATTAGATCTACATTAACATTTCTAAAAGAACATCCATTTCCATCTCAGTCCCTGTTCCCTGACAGGAAACCTCGCATctacaaaaaaaatgaagaagggTTGTGGGAACAGATTTGTTCTGACAAAATCTAA